aaacacttaatgcAGCAGGTCTGTTCCTGCTAATGGACGCTGAGCagcaaagaaaatcacaaaaaaaatctatagcTCCATAGAAACCATTTCTCTTTGCACAACTCACAGGCTTAAGAAGGAGgaagtgtgttatttttatttgtccttgAGCAAACAACAGCCATGTTTTCCTCCACAGAAGAGGATACTtgttggaggaagaagaagaaataatgcCAGGAATTCTGCCAGAAAACCACcagtttcattgtgttttaCTGGTTTTTTTCTGGCACTTTGGTGGAGTTTTTCTTGTGGTTTTTCTGgcgctttctttgtgttttccaaGTGGTTTTTCTAATGTGTATGTGGCATTTTCATTGTGTTGTCCCGGTGTTTTTTCTTCCTggggttttctgtttttttttaatagtgttTATCTGGCGTTTTCATTGGGTtttcatggtgttttttttttggcttttcctttttttgggtGTATTTCTGGTATTTTTTCTGGTGTTTTACTGGTGGTTTGTGGCACTTGACTggctctttttattttatattatattggaTGACATACTCTACTATGACTTTCttgtcactttttggatgacatattaatctatgacttttttgtcaaagtttggaaGACAATgatttttctgagtaattttggaaaacatactatactatgactttggacgacatactataatatgacttttttgactgattttggacaacatgctataccaggggtgggcaattattttccccaaggggccacatgagaaacaaaaaatattgttgagggccgGGCCAATTTGAACTAATTTGatctcttttatctaaaaaaatgtTGGTGTAAATTTGGcagcattcaaacacacaataaacacaattatcaACCAACActattaaaatatcaaattactacactatataatgaatactatactactgtgttGTAGCCCCCACACAGAGCGCACCTGCAGACACTATGTTGCAATCACACCGGATGAGTTTACATACGACTGTTGGTGCTTCGCTGATtagataataagataataaacatGGAGATAATGATAACTCCTGACCTTAAACCGAGACATTTTTATAGAAGAAAGGTATCACGGACCTCGTTCTTAACGACATCTTTGCACGCTCATCATCAGATAAGTTCATGTATTTCTCTTCGTGTTGGGTCACATAGTGGCGTTTCAGATTGTGACCCTTAAACACAGTGACTTGTGTACCACAAACTAAGCACACCATTTTACCTTTGACGCCTGTAAAGAAATACTGAGCAGTCCATGTCTTGTTGAAAACGCGCCATTCAGAATgaaatttcctttttttaatgtgagctGACATTTTTAGGGGACCAGGGGTAACTGGGTAGCGTCACCTGTCGCTGTGCAGACAGGTGCAGATAAAGTACATGTGTCCATCggttttgtcaaaatgtggacgacatactatagtatgacttttttgtcaaaatgtggatgacatactatagtatgacttttttgtcaaattttgtacgacatgctacactatgactttttcgtcaaaattcggacgacatactatactatgactttttcgttaaaatttggatgacatgctatactatgacttttttaacccactttggacgacatgctatactttCACTCTTTTTTCAAATtctgacaacatactaacctatggcTTTTTCGTCAAAATTgggacggcatactatactatgacttttttaacccGCTGCCCTGCACTGGCCGAAGGATGTGTGGCCGATACTTTTACAATGCAAACTCACGGGTAAAGCTCAGGAAGCTTGCGCTTCTCTTTCTGTGGAGGATGGCCTCTCTTATGAAAAAGTAAAGAGCGCGATACTGCAGGTATATGAGCTGGTGCCTGAGGCATATAGACAGCGTTTCCGCGGTCTGAGAAAAACAGCAAGCCAGACGTACGCTGACTTTGCCAGAGAGAAGGGGATGCTGTTTGACAGGTGGTGCTCATCTTGTAAGGCAGATAACTTCAATTCAATACGTGAGTTAATGTTGTTGGAGGAATTTAAAAACCAAGTGCCGGAGCGAActgttgtgtatttaaatgagCAGAAGGTAACTACTTTGCAGCAAGCTGCTATTCTTGCTGATGAGTTTGCTCTTACCCACAGAAGCCCCTTTATCAGGCGTGATTCCCCTACTCAACCTGAAACTGCTTTTAGGTCCAGTGACACGCGTGTTCCACGTTTCAGTACATCACTCTCTGCACCCAAGGCAGATAAgcaatgttttttctgtcataaagcTGACCATCTAATTGCGGACTGCAATGCGTGGAAACGTAAGCAGCAGGCGGCAATTTCAAAGCCCAAGGGTGTGGGGCTGGTAAAAACAGTAACCGGTTGTTCACCGTCGCCCAGTCAAACAGTACCTGATGAGTGTTTTAAACCTTTCATTTTCCCTGCATTTGTCTCGCTCACAGGAAAGGTGGATGATCAGCGTCCCGTCACAGTTTTGCGAGACACTGGTGGCTCCCAGTCATTCATTCTTTCCTCTGTACTGCCCTTGAGTACGGAGTCTGCCTGTGACACGAGCGCAATTGTACGAGGTATCGGGATGAGGTTTGTACCTGCTCCTCTTCACCGCATCCATGTCCAGTCCAACCTTAAAACTGGTTTCTTCCGGGTAGCTGTCCGTTCTTCATTCCCCATCGATGGTGTTGGCTTTATTATGGGTAACGACATAGCTGGGGGTAAGGTATATCCATCACCCGAAGTCGTTGACAACCCTGTGGCAGAATCTAGACATGATGATCTGGTCCAGTGTCACCCTGACATATTTTCAGTTAGCGTGCTAACTAGGGGGCAGGCCAGAAAACAAGCTCAGGATATCGATCTGTCTGACTCTGTTTTTGCTTCTGCTGTATCTGAGGACAGGCTGCCACCTACAAGAGAAACGGGGAACTGGGCTGGAGACCTAGAAAAGTGTGAAGGTGGGACAGAGCCCGTCGCTGTTCATGCGCTGCCACTGACCCGTGAGGCGCTCATCAACTCCCAGTCAGGTGACCCatctatgagaaaatgttttgcagCAGTTGAGGACCACGATAAATGTACTGAAGGTCAGTCATTTTTCTTAGATAACGGGGTGGTGATGCGGAGATGGATTTCACCATTAGGTAAAACCAATGCAGTTAGTGACTGTGGTTCAGTGTGTCAAATAGTGGTTCCAGTTGCATATCGGCAGCATGTGCTGGAGTTAGCTCATGATCATCCCTGGTCTGGTCCCCTTGGTGTCACTAAAACCCATGACCGTATTCTGAAGCATTTCTTCTGGCCAGGAATGAAGAAGGAAGTGACACGCTTCTGCAAAACATGTAGTACCTGCCAAGTGGTGGGGAAACCAAACCAGGTTGTTCCTCCAGCCCCGTTACATCCTATTCTTGCTGTTGGTGAACCCTTTGAACGTGTACTGGTCGATTGTGTTGGTCCGTTGCCGAGGACAAAGTCTGGTAACCAGTTTTTGTTAACGGTTATGTGCGCTACCACCCGCTTTCCTGAGGCCATTCCTCTGCGAAGAATCACTGCACCTGCCATTACACGAGCATTAATTAAATTCTTTACCATGTTTGGTTTACCGAAAGTTGTGCAGACTGATCAAGGAACCAACTTTCTGTCGAGATCATTTAAACAAACCTTGTATGCTCTAGGCATCACTCATTCAGTCTCTAGTGCTTATCATCCACAGTCACAGGGGGCGCTTGAGCGTTggcatcaaacactgaagtccatGCTGCGTAAATACTGTCATGATACAGGGAGAGACTGGGATGAAGGTGTCCCCTTTACACTGTTCGCCATCCGCGAAGCCAAACAGGAGTCCCTGGGGTTCAGCCCGGCTGAACTTGTGTTCGGGCACAATGTGCGTGGCCCACTTAAAGTGTTAAAGGAAAAGTTCTTGTGTAATATTTCTCCACAGACTACAGTTCAGGATTTTGTATCCCAATGTAAGGAGCGTTTACGTAATGCTTCTGCGCTGGCTAAAGTGGCACTCTCCTCCTCGCAGGAGAGTATGAAAGAACGGTTTGATCGGAAGGCAGTTAAGCGTGAGTTTGAACCTGGTGAGAGAGTTCTGGTGCTGTTACCGACACCTGGCTCTGCCCTTACTGCCCGTTTTTCAGGCCCGTATGTCATAAAAAGCAAAGTGTCCGATACAAACTATGTCATTCATACACCTGAGCGCAGACGTAAGGTGCGGTTGTGCCACATTAACATGCTAAAATCCTATCATTCCAGAGAGGCCAACCAGGGGGAGCAGGAAAAAACTCCGGAGACTGCTGCCTCTGGTGAAACAACTACCTCCTTGGTTTGTGTGGAATCACTGCCTGACGATGGGTTAACTGTACTAGGAAGTGATCAGCAGAGTGGTAGGCTGTCTAACACAGAGTTCTTGGCGAAAATAGACACCCATTTGAACTATCTCCCTGTAGATCAGCAACGAGATATAGTCTCTTTGATGCGCTCCCATCCGTCCCTGTTTAATGATGTACCATCTAGTACCAACGTACTAAAACATGACATCGATGTTGGTAGTGCGTCTCCCATTAAACAGCAT
The sequence above is drawn from the Solea senegalensis isolate Sse05_10M linkage group LG17, IFAPA_SoseM_1, whole genome shotgun sequence genome and encodes:
- the LOC122783698 gene encoding uncharacterized protein LOC122783698 codes for the protein MLFDRWCSSCKADNFNSIRELMLLEEFKNQVPERTVVYLNEQKVTTLQQAAILADEFALTHRSPFIRRDSPTQPETAFRSSDTRVPRFSTSLSAPKADKQCFFCHKADHLIADCNAWKRKQQAAISKPKGVGLVKTVTGCSPSPSQTVPDECFKPFIFPAFVSLTGKVDDQRPVTVLRDTGGSQSFILSSVLPLSTESACDTSAIVRGIGMRLPPTRETGNWAGDLEKCEGGTEPVAVHALPLTREALINSQSGDPSMRKCFAAVEDHDKCTEERPTRGSRKKLRRLLPLVKQLPPWFVWNHCLTMG